Proteins encoded together in one uncultured Desulfosarcina sp. window:
- a CDS encoding IS4 family transposase — translation MYQGQTIFSQVMGFLPQNKFRQCVKRYHGNYRVRSFTCYDQLLCMAFAQLTYRESLRDIECCLRAMQDKLYHMGIRGKVARSTLADANEKRDWRIYSDFALTLIHEARKLYIDDDFGLELKDTVYALDASTIDLCLSLFPWARFRRSKGAVKLHTLLDLRGDIPTFIWITDGKVHDVNVLDILVPEPGSIYLMDRAYLDFKRLYELHQCSAIFVTRTKTNTKLRRIYSHKVDKTTCVRCDQTVALTGFYSKKDYPEKLRRVKFFDAEKGRSFVFLTNQFMLPAHTIAELYRYRWRVEIFFKWIKQHLRIKSFYGTSQNAVKTQIWIAISTYVLVAIMKKRLRIDLPLYTILQILSITLFEKMPILQAFTADDYRNKITSGHMQLKLFDS, via the coding sequence ATGTACCAGGGGCAAACCATTTTTTCTCAAGTAATGGGGTTCCTCCCTCAAAATAAATTTCGTCAATGCGTTAAACGTTATCACGGCAATTACCGCGTACGTTCTTTTACATGCTATGACCAACTTCTCTGCATGGCTTTTGCCCAGCTGACCTATCGCGAAAGCCTTCGCGACATAGAATGCTGTTTGCGGGCCATGCAAGATAAGCTTTATCATATGGGCATCCGTGGTAAGGTCGCCCGAAGCACGCTGGCTGATGCGAATGAAAAGAGAGACTGGCGTATCTACAGCGACTTTGCCCTAACCTTGATCCATGAAGCCAGAAAGCTATATATCGATGACGATTTTGGTCTTGAACTTAAAGACACTGTTTACGCCCTGGATGCATCGACAATCGATCTCTGTCTGTCGCTTTTTCCATGGGCTCGATTCCGCAGATCAAAAGGTGCTGTAAAACTTCATACCCTTCTTGATTTGCGAGGGGACATCCCGACATTCATCTGGATCACCGATGGAAAAGTTCATGACGTCAATGTTCTTGATATTCTCGTTCCGGAACCAGGCTCAATCTACCTCATGGATCGGGCCTATCTGGATTTCAAACGACTGTACGAGCTGCATCAATGTTCAGCGATATTCGTAACGCGTACAAAAACAAACACCAAACTGCGAAGGATCTATTCGCATAAAGTCGATAAAACAACATGTGTCCGATGCGATCAGACAGTTGCCCTTACAGGGTTCTACAGCAAAAAGGATTACCCGGAAAAGCTTCGCCGGGTGAAATTCTTTGATGCTGAAAAAGGCAGATCATTTGTTTTTCTTACAAACCAGTTCATGTTGCCGGCCCATACGATTGCAGAGCTTTATCGGTATAGGTGGCGGGTTGAGATTTTTTTCAAATGGATCAAACAGCATCTGCGTATCAAGAGCTTTTACGGCACGTCGCAAAATGCTGTGAAAACTCAAATCTGGATAGCAATATCGACCTATGTTCTGGTCGCCATAATGAAAAAACGGTTGCGGATCGATCTGCCTCTCTACACAATTTTACAGATTTTGAGCATTACCCTGTTTGAGAAAATGCCCATTTTACAGGCCTTCACGGCCGATGACTACAGAAACAAAATTACTAGTGGCCATATGCAACTGAAATTATTTGATAGTTAA
- a CDS encoding type VI secretion protein IcmF/TssM N-terminal domain-containing protein encodes MKSLIMKILKYFLLLLLTALVLLLIFGGVLMIGWPLWVGIFFVIGLLGLILGVVFIKKLMARKNEQRFVQQIIAQDDSRIRNLSGGDQTGSRELQNRWKESIEALRKSHLKKYGNPLYVLPWYMIIGESGCGKTTAIKGADLSSPFAEVTRASGISGTRNCDWWFFEQAIILDTAGRYAIPVDQGRDRDEWQKFLSLLAKFRKREPLNGLVVAVAADRLLENDAAKLEADGKSIRQRIDELMRVLGAKFPVYVMLTKCDLVQGAVKFCDSLEDTVLQQAMGRLNSSLSAEVNTFSGQTVRSVSERLKELRLLILNLVGARKKRVDPSLLIFPEEFEKLEPGLNAFMRGGFQENPYQESPILRGIYFSSGRQEGTPYSHFLNAMGLIGEKDVLPGTNRGLFLHDFFSRILPADRGLFAPTQKTMEWSRLTKSLGLTAWVAVVIALCGLLSFAFVKNLKTLRDVSNQFSKPPVLQGELTTDVLTLDRFRQAVARVEEQNAHWWIPRMGLTESNRVEAGLKQRYCDIFSAGFLKDFDARMAERMTRFTAATPSEVMGHHAMHLAHRINLLHLRMEGADFEKLASMPATPYPSELLDVQTIDEISGKLSELYLYYLLWRDTDTSLNDELKDLQTWLKHILTLEGARLNWLVDWVNVNGEVSGLTLADYWGELDPDADEVMVPPAFTANGRKAVEGYLGEIERALFEPLAIGSQKLDFENWYAKSYLVAWSAFADYFPAAHRRLHDREHWKQVGVDMASDQGPYLALMERMTVELADLDKIEDLPAWVDLVFRFRQARIEAKVDGKAVKAAKGILGQATQTVKSKMGRVGTAAGQSDADLFSFEDRVEAGKAYKQYRAALNGLMPMTDSRKVAFKMASELYSQDPAESESPFFEAQSARSKLEGLLGRSNKDTAIFWNLVDGPILFYHHYAVREAQCQLQHLWEKDVYLEVQDLPSGTNLNQLLMGADGYAIKFLKGPAEPFIGRSRGKGYFARKVNDVALDLDTGFLTFLTRGASVAKPVASEYQVTVKAYPTDANKDAAIKPHATSLELQCGDEKYRLLNLHYPVKKTFRWSPRDCGDVVFKIEIGNLVLTKTYEGYQGFAKFLKDFQTGQRTFRPDDFPNSAAALKRMGIKFITPRYQFSGHQKVIQLLRATPGRVPQEIAPCWGN; translated from the coding sequence ATGAAATCGTTGATCATGAAAATACTCAAGTACTTTCTTTTGCTGTTGCTGACGGCACTGGTCCTGCTGCTGATTTTCGGCGGAGTGTTGATGATCGGATGGCCGTTGTGGGTGGGAATCTTTTTTGTGATCGGTCTGCTGGGCCTCATTCTCGGAGTCGTCTTCATCAAGAAACTGATGGCCCGCAAAAACGAGCAGCGCTTCGTTCAACAGATCATCGCCCAGGATGATTCGCGCATCAGAAATCTTTCCGGCGGGGACCAGACCGGTTCGCGGGAACTTCAGAACCGCTGGAAGGAATCCATCGAAGCCCTGCGCAAGTCTCATCTTAAAAAGTACGGCAATCCACTGTATGTCCTGCCCTGGTACATGATCATCGGCGAAAGCGGATGCGGCAAGACTACGGCCATCAAAGGCGCGGACCTTTCCTCGCCCTTTGCCGAGGTTACCCGCGCTTCGGGAATTTCCGGCACCCGCAACTGCGACTGGTGGTTTTTCGAACAGGCCATCATCCTGGATACCGCCGGACGTTACGCCATTCCCGTGGATCAGGGACGCGATCGGGACGAATGGCAGAAATTTCTTTCTCTGCTGGCCAAGTTCAGGAAGCGCGAACCGCTCAATGGACTCGTGGTCGCCGTGGCCGCGGACCGGCTTCTGGAAAACGACGCCGCCAAGCTGGAGGCGGACGGGAAAAGCATTCGCCAACGCATCGACGAGTTGATGCGTGTGCTGGGAGCCAAATTTCCCGTTTATGTCATGCTGACCAAATGCGATCTGGTTCAGGGGGCCGTCAAGTTCTGCGACAGCCTGGAGGACACCGTCTTGCAGCAGGCCATGGGACGGCTGAATTCCTCCCTGTCCGCGGAAGTCAATACCTTCTCCGGCCAGACCGTCCGATCCGTATCCGAGCGCCTCAAGGAGCTGCGCCTGTTAATCCTGAACCTTGTCGGGGCACGGAAAAAGCGGGTCGATCCATCCCTGCTGATCTTTCCGGAAGAGTTCGAAAAACTGGAGCCGGGCCTGAACGCTTTCATGCGCGGCGGCTTCCAGGAAAACCCCTATCAGGAAAGCCCGATTTTGCGGGGGATCTATTTCTCCAGCGGCCGGCAGGAAGGGACGCCGTACTCGCATTTTCTTAACGCCATGGGGCTGATCGGCGAGAAAGATGTCCTGCCGGGAACCAATCGGGGACTTTTTCTCCACGATTTTTTCTCGCGGATTCTGCCGGCAGACCGGGGGCTGTTCGCGCCCACCCAGAAAACCATGGAATGGAGCCGGTTGACCAAAAGCCTTGGACTGACCGCCTGGGTGGCCGTCGTCATCGCTTTGTGCGGGCTGCTCAGTTTTGCTTTCGTGAAAAACCTGAAAACCCTGCGGGACGTCTCCAACCAGTTCTCCAAGCCGCCCGTTCTTCAGGGCGAACTGACCACGGACGTGTTGACCCTGGATCGTTTCCGGCAGGCCGTTGCCCGGGTGGAGGAACAAAACGCCCATTGGTGGATTCCCCGCATGGGGCTGACAGAGAGCAACCGCGTCGAAGCCGGCCTGAAGCAGCGCTACTGCGATATTTTCAGCGCCGGATTCCTGAAAGATTTCGATGCACGTATGGCCGAACGCATGACCCGGTTCACCGCCGCCACGCCCTCGGAGGTCATGGGCCATCATGCGATGCACCTGGCCCATCGGATCAATCTTCTGCATCTTCGCATGGAGGGCGCCGATTTTGAAAAGCTTGCATCCATGCCGGCAACCCCGTATCCGTCCGAACTTCTCGACGTGCAGACCATCGACGAAATATCGGGGAAACTGTCCGAACTGTACCTTTACTACCTGCTGTGGCGCGACACGGATACCTCGCTAAACGACGAACTGAAAGATTTGCAGACCTGGCTCAAACACATCCTCACCCTGGAAGGCGCACGGCTCAACTGGCTGGTGGACTGGGTGAACGTCAACGGTGAAGTTTCCGGGCTGACCCTTGCGGACTACTGGGGGGAACTGGACCCCGATGCCGATGAAGTCATGGTTCCGCCAGCCTTTACCGCCAACGGCCGCAAGGCGGTGGAGGGGTATCTCGGCGAGATCGAACGAGCGCTGTTCGAGCCGCTGGCCATCGGATCGCAAAAGCTGGATTTCGAAAACTGGTACGCCAAAAGCTACCTGGTTGCCTGGAGCGCCTTTGCCGATTATTTTCCCGCTGCCCACCGGCGGCTGCACGATCGGGAGCACTGGAAACAGGTCGGCGTCGATATGGCTTCCGATCAAGGCCCCTATCTGGCCTTGATGGAGCGGATGACGGTCGAGCTGGCCGACCTGGACAAAATTGAGGATTTGCCGGCATGGGTGGATCTGGTGTTCCGTTTCAGGCAGGCGCGCATCGAGGCCAAAGTGGACGGCAAGGCTGTCAAGGCGGCCAAGGGCATCCTCGGCCAGGCGACCCAGACGGTAAAGTCGAAAATGGGACGGGTGGGCACCGCGGCCGGACAGAGCGATGCCGACCTTTTCAGCTTCGAGGACCGCGTTGAAGCCGGCAAAGCCTACAAACAGTATCGAGCCGCCTTAAACGGCCTGATGCCCATGACCGACTCCCGTAAAGTCGCCTTTAAGATGGCCTCCGAGCTTTACAGCCAGGACCCGGCGGAAAGCGAATCTCCGTTTTTCGAGGCGCAAAGCGCCCGGAGCAAGCTTGAAGGGCTGCTGGGACGGAGCAACAAGGATACGGCCATTTTCTGGAATCTGGTTGACGGCCCCATCCTATTCTATCATCACTACGCCGTCCGGGAGGCCCAGTGCCAACTTCAGCATCTTTGGGAAAAGGATGTCTATCTGGAAGTCCAGGATCTGCCTAGTGGCACGAATCTGAATCAACTTCTCATGGGTGCCGACGGATATGCGATCAAGTTTCTCAAAGGGCCCGCCGAACCCTTTATCGGGCGCAGCCGGGGCAAGGGATATTTTGCCAGGAAGGTGAACGACGTGGCCCTCGATCTGGATACCGGATTTCTGACTTTTCTCACCCGGGGGGCCAGCGTGGCCAAACCGGTGGCGTCGGAATACCAGGTAACCGTCAAGGCCTACCCCACGGACGCCAACAAGGACGCGGCCATCAAGCCTCATGCCACCTCTTTGGAACTGCAATGCGGAGACGAGAAATACCGGCTGCTCAACCTGCACTACCCCGTTAAAAAGACCTTTCGGTGGTCCCCGCGGGATTGCGGCGACGTGGTCTTCAAGATCGAAATCGGAAATCTGGTCCTGACCAAAACCTATGAAGGGTACCAGGGATTCGCAAAATTTCTGAAAGACTTTCAAACCGGCCAGCGGACTTTCCGTCCAGACGATTTCCCAAATTCGGCGGCTGCCCTGAAGCGAATGGGCATTAAATTTATTACCCCGCGCTATCAGTTTTCCGGCCACCAAAAGGTGATTCAACTGTTGCGGGCAACGCCGGGCCGCGTGCCCCAGGAAATTGCGCCATGCTGGGGAAATTAA
- the tssA gene encoding type VI secretion system protein TssA produces MIDLESILTPIEGENPAGENLRYTPTYDAIQEARREDDDLDRGEWDREVKTADWQTVQQLALEALTEKTKDIQIAVWMLEALIRTEGYQGLESGLQVISGLLETFWDHVYPEIEDDDMDYRIGPLEFMNDKLWFAIKQVPLTDPATGSGFGWIQWKEATEVGTDEEAIAEGKLGIDEFDKAVNRSSKAFYAELDEQVGKCLEAFARFDNLLDEKFGSDAPRTADFKQALEDCQRFIAKTLKQKKELDPDPEPEEVSDNAAPQEPTGAEDTESQVAGGETPQVAPASVAVQGQIVVGMISDTEPHEAAVWNSALNALKKQGIKNALDILFSASCSVSSVRSKNRYRLLMAKLCLQADRPDLARPIAEELNTLLEELGLERWESPVWVGDVLGALYRCLMQEEEGSDDHYRAEEIFKKMCTIDLTRALQHRR; encoded by the coding sequence TTGATCGATTTAGAGAGCATATTGACGCCCATCGAGGGTGAAAATCCGGCCGGTGAAAATTTGCGCTATACGCCCACCTACGACGCCATTCAGGAAGCGCGTCGAGAGGATGACGACCTGGATCGCGGAGAATGGGACCGTGAGGTCAAGACGGCCGACTGGCAAACGGTCCAACAGCTTGCCCTCGAAGCCCTCACCGAAAAAACCAAAGACATCCAGATCGCCGTCTGGATGCTCGAGGCCTTGATCAGAACCGAAGGCTACCAGGGACTGGAAAGCGGTCTGCAGGTAATTTCAGGCTTGTTGGAAACATTCTGGGATCATGTGTATCCCGAGATTGAAGACGACGATATGGATTACCGCATCGGTCCTTTGGAGTTTATGAACGACAAGCTTTGGTTTGCGATTAAGCAGGTCCCGCTCACCGATCCAGCAACCGGCAGCGGTTTCGGTTGGATCCAGTGGAAAGAGGCCACCGAGGTCGGAACCGACGAAGAGGCCATTGCCGAGGGGAAACTGGGCATAGACGAGTTCGACAAAGCGGTCAATCGGTCTTCCAAGGCGTTTTATGCCGAACTCGACGAACAGGTCGGGAAATGCCTGGAAGCGTTCGCTCGTTTTGACAACCTGCTTGATGAGAAGTTCGGCTCCGATGCTCCCCGAACGGCGGATTTCAAACAGGCTTTGGAAGACTGCCAGCGATTTATCGCCAAGACACTCAAACAGAAAAAAGAACTCGATCCCGACCCGGAACCCGAAGAAGTGTCCGACAATGCTGCACCTCAAGAGCCAACGGGTGCGGAAGATACCGAATCCCAGGTAGCCGGTGGTGAGACCCCGCAAGTCGCGCCGGCATCCGTCGCCGTTCAGGGGCAGATCGTTGTCGGCATGATATCCGACACTGAACCCCACGAGGCCGCCGTGTGGAACAGCGCACTGAATGCTTTGAAAAAACAGGGGATCAAAAATGCCCTGGACATCCTGTTCTCGGCATCGTGCAGCGTCTCCAGCGTTCGTTCCAAAAACCGGTACCGGTTGCTGATGGCCAAACTATGCCTTCAGGCCGATAGACCTGATCTGGCCCGGCCCATTGCCGAAGAACTCAACACGCTTTTGGAGGAATTGGGCCTGGAACGCTGGGAATCTCCCGTCTGGGTGGGAGATGTTCTCGGCGCCCTGTACCGCTGCCTCATGCAGGAGGAAGAAGGCAGCGACGATCACTATCGTGCCGAAGAGATATTTAAAAAAATGTGCACGATCGATCTGACTCGTGCGTTACAGCATCGGAGGTAG
- a CDS encoding TagF domain-containing protein, with the protein MLGKLIGRPRWSWAAFGKHPVARDYFQLCAQFPLAQAFSQWVENGFGRLPETVRRNGVYSWRFWSRGLKKGSLVCGLGKSSGDGVGRPYPLVLIGEGQMDRWESHWNLLPFALAQTWDKMEYAAARRLEDIGQLEEELLRMERPVPGWKQTLDTVSQDAKADKHAQIHKIVMGEVQTKARVLETEMKLTIPLDRLDQEDPLQMAGAWHQALKAHLPGTPSTVFMGGSLEKTFLVLFLRPLAADDFIDLWSV; encoded by the coding sequence ATGCTGGGGAAATTAATCGGAAGGCCTCGCTGGTCGTGGGCCGCCTTCGGCAAACATCCGGTGGCCAGGGACTATTTTCAGCTCTGTGCCCAATTTCCCCTGGCCCAGGCATTTTCCCAATGGGTGGAAAACGGGTTCGGCCGCCTGCCGGAGACGGTTCGCCGCAACGGCGTCTACTCATGGCGCTTCTGGTCGCGGGGCTTGAAAAAGGGCAGCCTGGTGTGCGGGCTGGGTAAAAGCAGCGGGGACGGCGTGGGGCGCCCTTATCCGCTCGTCCTGATCGGCGAGGGGCAGATGGATCGCTGGGAGAGCCACTGGAACCTGCTGCCTTTCGCATTGGCCCAGACCTGGGACAAGATGGAGTACGCCGCCGCCAGGCGGTTGGAGGATATCGGTCAACTGGAAGAGGAACTTTTGCGTATGGAAAGGCCGGTCCCGGGATGGAAACAGACGCTCGATACCGTTTCTCAAGATGCGAAAGCCGATAAGCATGCCCAGATCCACAAAATCGTAATGGGCGAGGTCCAGACCAAAGCAAGAGTCCTTGAAACGGAAATGAAGCTGACGATCCCTCTGGATCGATTGGACCAGGAGGACCCGCTGCAGATGGCCGGCGCCTGGCACCAGGCCCTGAAAGCCCACTTGCCCGGTACGCCCAGCACCGTTTTCATGGGAGGCAGTCTGGAAAAGACATTTCTCGTCCTTTTCCTGCGTCCGCTGGCGGCTGATGATTTTATCGACCTGTGGTCGGTATGA
- a CDS encoding type VI secretion system accessory protein TagJ yields the protein MDPKALIQNGKIDDARALLIDRIKKSPGDLQSRSLLFQVMLLCGEWDKALRQLEIAATQQEPSGMNVPVYQHLIQAEKERSLVADMQQRPTFFPDVPEYSDDFFQALELLKNKDVEKATALFSRVETALPTVQGTINGEAFTGFRDTDATLAYFIEAIEYERYLWVPIANIRELVVSEPKTLIDLIWAQGRITTWEGLTMGCFFPTLYPGSFASEDDRIRLGRLTQWESLEGPYAKAIGQHVYDVGGTDRSIFELKEVVFTLAETDSIEKKESH from the coding sequence ATGGATCCAAAAGCGCTAATCCAGAATGGGAAAATAGACGACGCCCGGGCACTGCTGATCGATCGGATCAAGAAGTCACCCGGTGATCTTCAATCGCGGTCGCTGCTCTTTCAGGTTATGCTGCTGTGCGGAGAATGGGACAAGGCCCTCAGGCAGCTGGAGATCGCCGCCACCCAGCAGGAACCGTCCGGTATGAACGTACCGGTTTACCAGCACCTGATCCAGGCGGAGAAAGAGCGCTCCCTGGTGGCAGACATGCAGCAGCGCCCGACTTTCTTTCCCGATGTCCCCGAATACAGCGACGATTTTTTCCAGGCCCTGGAGCTGTTGAAAAACAAAGACGTCGAAAAGGCGACCGCACTTTTCAGCCGCGTCGAAACGGCTTTGCCAACCGTGCAGGGAACCATTAACGGCGAAGCGTTTACAGGGTTCAGAGACACGGATGCCACCCTGGCCTACTTCATCGAAGCCATTGAATACGAGCGCTACCTATGGGTGCCCATCGCCAACATTCGCGAACTAGTGGTATCCGAACCCAAAACACTGATCGACCTGATCTGGGCCCAAGGACGCATTACCACCTGGGAGGGGCTTACCATGGGCTGCTTTTTCCCGACGCTCTATCCCGGTTCCTTTGCCAGCGAGGACGACCGCATCCGATTGGGGCGGTTGACCCAATGGGAGTCTTTGGAAGGACCCTATGCAAAGGCGATCGGCCAGCATGTTTACGATGTCGGCGGCACCGACCGCTCCATTTTCGAACTGAAAGAGGTGGTTTTTACCTTGGCGGAAACGGATTCCATTGAGAAAAAGGAGAGCCATTGA
- a CDS encoding DotU family type IV/VI secretion system protein has protein sequence MRLSDCFVELIAYTAMVIRPDGGGNIGFEQVEADIRRLIAESEAACQKGGFSSADYDLARFAVFAWIDETILSSPWEGKTRWLGAQLQRRFYNTADAGKQFFERLNTIGPHQLDVREVYYICLAMGFTGQYCNEGDDYLLEQLRLSNLKLLTGSSMGLPDLKQATLFPDAYAPDSSQLPMAGPKMKRFSAFTLVCIGAPVLLFGVMFVVYRFILGNIGQSLLQMGP, from the coding sequence ATGCGTCTGAGCGACTGTTTCGTTGAGTTGATCGCCTACACGGCGATGGTCATCCGTCCCGATGGCGGGGGAAATATCGGTTTCGAACAGGTGGAGGCCGATATCCGGCGTCTGATTGCAGAAAGCGAAGCCGCCTGTCAAAAGGGCGGTTTTTCGTCTGCGGACTATGACCTGGCCCGTTTTGCCGTTTTTGCCTGGATCGACGAAACCATTCTTTCCTCTCCGTGGGAGGGGAAAACCCGTTGGCTGGGAGCGCAGTTGCAGCGCCGTTTCTATAATACGGCGGACGCCGGCAAACAGTTTTTCGAGCGGTTGAATACCATCGGTCCCCACCAGTTGGATGTCCGGGAAGTGTATTACATCTGTCTGGCCATGGGATTCACCGGCCAGTACTGCAATGAGGGCGACGATTATCTGCTGGAGCAGTTGAGGCTTTCCAACCTGAAACTGCTCACCGGCAGTTCCATGGGGCTGCCGGATCTGAAACAGGCCACGCTTTTTCCGGACGCCTACGCGCCGGACAGCAGCCAGCTTCCCATGGCCGGACCGAAAATGAAGCGTTTTTCCGCATTCACCCTGGTTTGTATCGGTGCCCCGGTGCTGCTGTTCGGCGTGATGTTCGTGGTGTACCGGTTTATTTTGGGGAATATCGGACAATCTCTTTTACAGATGGGGCCGTAA
- the tssK gene encoding type VI secretion system baseplate subunit TssK, with product MERPLYWHQGLFLQPQHFQLQDRFNRSLLEPLHRKLIPHFWGVGSMAVKSASLGNRSIGLTSGQFLFPDQTFAAIPDNAVLAPRSFENAWEDGGKPFKVYLGLKKHSTSGENVTVVQDSSQAAEVNTRFLATEDSEDIRDQHGSGPSAQIRYLRYVLKFFWETEIDQLGDYELIPLVLLERQGDAVALSEKFIPPALNLSAVPVLERLIKEVRDQISARGRQLEAYKRDRGIHTAEFGSRDMVFLLALRSLNRYVSMLVHLTEAGQVHPWTAYGVLRQLIGEMTTFSERISVTGTLDDGTVLVPAYNHQDLWRCFSAAQSLVTQLLDEITAGPEYMLNLMFDGTYYAADLPPAIFEGRNRFFLAMQTEADPQAVLASVEQIAKLSSREYLPILIARSLPGIQLTYLQAPPQELPRRANTLYFQIDHHGDAWAQVQNGNNLALYWDAAPEDLKAELMAVGRT from the coding sequence ATGGAAAGGCCCCTTTACTGGCATCAGGGCTTGTTTCTTCAGCCCCAGCACTTCCAACTCCAGGATCGCTTCAACCGGTCGTTGCTGGAGCCGCTGCATCGAAAACTGATCCCTCATTTCTGGGGTGTCGGCAGCATGGCGGTGAAATCGGCCTCCTTGGGAAACCGTTCCATCGGTTTGACCAGCGGACAATTCCTTTTCCCGGATCAAACCTTTGCCGCGATTCCGGACAACGCCGTTCTTGCCCCCCGCTCTTTCGAAAATGCCTGGGAAGACGGCGGCAAACCTTTCAAGGTCTATCTGGGGCTGAAAAAACACAGCACTTCAGGGGAAAATGTCACCGTAGTCCAGGATTCGAGCCAGGCCGCCGAAGTCAACACCCGATTTCTGGCCACCGAGGATTCCGAAGATATCCGCGACCAGCACGGCAGCGGTCCCAGCGCGCAAATACGGTATTTGCGGTACGTGCTCAAATTTTTCTGGGAGACGGAAATCGATCAGTTGGGGGACTACGAACTGATTCCGCTGGTTTTGCTGGAGCGCCAGGGCGATGCGGTGGCCCTGAGCGAGAAGTTTATCCCGCCGGCCCTGAACCTCTCCGCCGTGCCGGTGCTGGAGCGCCTCATCAAAGAGGTTCGCGATCAAATCTCCGCACGGGGCCGGCAGTTGGAGGCCTACAAGCGGGACCGCGGTATTCATACGGCTGAATTCGGCAGCCGGGACATGGTTTTCCTGCTGGCCCTGCGCAGCCTCAACCGTTATGTGTCCATGCTGGTCCACCTTACCGAAGCCGGCCAAGTGCATCCCTGGACGGCCTACGGCGTACTTCGCCAGCTGATCGGGGAAATGACCACGTTTTCCGAACGCATTTCCGTCACCGGAACCCTGGATGACGGCACGGTGCTGGTCCCCGCCTACAACCACCAGGATTTGTGGCGCTGTTTTTCCGCGGCCCAGAGTCTTGTCACCCAGTTGCTGGACGAAATCACCGCCGGTCCCGAATACATGCTCAACCTGATGTTCGACGGCACCTATTACGCCGCCGACCTGCCGCCGGCCATTTTCGAGGGGCGCAACCGTTTTTTTCTGGCGATGCAGACGGAGGCGGACCCCCAGGCCGTGCTCGCCTCGGTGGAGCAGATCGCCAAACTCAGCTCGCGGGAATACCTGCCGATTCTGATTGCCCGTTCCCTTCCGGGAATTCAGCTCACCTACCTGCAGGCGCCGCCCCAGGAGTTGCCGCGGCGGGCAAATACGCTCTATTTCCAGATCGATCACCATGGCGATGCCTGGGCCCAGGTGCAAAACGGAAACAATCTGGCCCTTTACTGGGATGCCGCCCCCGAAGACCTGAAAGCCGAACTGATGGCTGTGGGGAGAACCTAA
- the tssJ gene encoding type VI secretion system lipoprotein TssJ, giving the protein MKRLLAISLAGAMLLIAACAAKQLPPPEWTYEREAIRLHIQADPKLNLDDGEAHTLLLCTYQLSDPNNFNQLANDQDGLYRLLECSLFGEGAVGAKRLIIQPGQDVNMSLDRAEGARYVAIVAGYYILEKERMVKMVEIPEYTEKKGFIKKSKTRKPAQLNIELLLGPQQITTISTSTPEGK; this is encoded by the coding sequence TTGAAACGATTACTCGCCATATCGCTTGCCGGGGCAATGCTGCTGATTGCCGCATGTGCGGCCAAACAACTGCCGCCGCCGGAATGGACCTACGAAAGAGAAGCCATTCGGCTGCATATCCAGGCCGATCCGAAACTCAATTTGGACGACGGGGAAGCGCATACCCTGCTGTTGTGTACTTACCAACTGTCCGATCCCAACAATTTCAATCAGTTGGCCAACGATCAGGACGGACTTTACCGGCTCTTGGAGTGCAGTCTGTTCGGAGAAGGGGCTGTCGGCGCCAAACGCTTGATCATCCAGCCCGGGCAGGACGTCAACATGTCCCTGGACCGGGCTGAAGGCGCCCGATATGTCGCCATCGTGGCCGGGTATTACATCCTCGAAAAGGAACGCATGGTCAAAATGGTGGAAATTCCGGAATATACCGAGAAAAAGGGTTTCATCAAAAAATCCAAGACCCGCAAACCGGCGCAGTTGAATATCGAACTGCTTCTCGGCCCCCAGCAGATCACTACCATCTCCACTTCAACACCGGAAGGAAAGTAG